In Pasteurella multocida subsp. multocida OH4807, a genomic segment contains:
- a CDS encoding hypothetical protein (COG0790 FOG: TPR repeat, SEL1 subfamily) yields MKKIIVLSMLLSMTFMVQASNTFKKEDVGNVATISVTQATDGEPALESLSDEQRRTLILQAADNQDWKTAFDLLLPLAQKGDYQAQANLGILYARGQGVEQDFEKAYWWFSEAAERGSIKAINNLAVFYLQGNSVKKDIKHSIKLFEKTADSGSLDAMMVLGQIYENELKELPKAFKWFKKAAEAGNHDAQYRLAMMYEEGEGTKRNKKQAVYWYQQLSRQSGELAAVAQERLSRLK; encoded by the coding sequence ATGAAGAAAATTATTGTGCTGAGTATGCTTTTATCCATGACTTTTATGGTACAAGCATCGAATACGTTCAAAAAAGAGGATGTGGGTAACGTAGCTACGATATCCGTTACGCAAGCGACGGATGGAGAGCCAGCTTTAGAATCATTAAGTGATGAACAACGTAGAACGTTAATTTTACAAGCTGCAGATAACCAGGACTGGAAAACGGCATTTGATTTGCTTTTGCCTTTAGCGCAAAAAGGCGATTATCAAGCGCAAGCCAATCTCGGTATTTTGTATGCGAGAGGTCAAGGTGTTGAGCAAGACTTTGAAAAAGCGTATTGGTGGTTTAGTGAGGCGGCAGAGCGAGGAAGTATTAAGGCGATTAATAACCTTGCGGTGTTTTACTTACAAGGTAATAGTGTAAAAAAAGACATCAAACACAGTATAAAATTGTTTGAAAAAACAGCTGACTCAGGTTCACTGGATGCGATGATGGTATTAGGGCAAATTTATGAGAATGAACTAAAAGAATTGCCAAAGGCATTTAAGTGGTTTAAAAAGGCGGCAGAGGCAGGGAACCACGATGCACAATATCGCCTCGCCATGATGTATGAAGAGGGCGAGGGGACGAAGAGAAATAAAAAACAAGCAGTGTATTGGTATCAACAACTTTCTCGCCAGTCAGGAGAGTTAGCAGCGGTAGCACAAGAGCGTTTATCCCGTTTAAAATAA
- a CDS encoding hypothetical protein (COG0251 Putative translation initiation inhibitor, yjgF family) has protein sequence MVNIQRFHSNQRLSEMAIYNGVIYLAGQVPETTLHETAYEQTKEVLGLVDALLKEAGSNKSRIINVQIYLSDMDYYDEMNRAWDEWVDTQAPPTRATVETKLAVDNWKVEIVVTAAV, from the coding sequence ATGGTCAACATCCAACGCTTTCATTCCAACCAACGTCTGTCTGAAATGGCAATTTATAACGGAGTCATTTATTTAGCTGGTCAAGTACCCGAAACTACCCTACATGAAACAGCTTATGAGCAAACTAAAGAAGTATTAGGATTGGTCGATGCACTTTTGAAAGAGGCAGGTTCAAATAAAAGTCGTATCATTAATGTACAAATTTATCTCTCTGATATGGATTACTATGACGAAATGAATCGAGCTTGGGATGAGTGGGTTGATACACAAGCTCCACCAACACGAGCAACGGTAGAAACTAAACTAGCTGTTGATAATTGGAAAGTCGAAATTGTCGTCACAGCTGCCGTATAA
- a CDS encoding DNA topoisomerase IV subunit A (COG0188 Type IIA topoisomerase (DNA gyrase/topo II, topoisomerase IV), A subunit), with protein MNTINYEGIEQTPLREFTEKAYLNYSMYVIMDRALPFIGDGLKPVQRRIIYAMSELGLNATAKYKKSARTVGDVLGKFHPHGDSACYEAMVLMAQPFSYRYPLVDGQGNWGAPDDPKSFAAMRYTESRLSKIAEVLLSELGQGTVDYQPNFDGTLAEPQYLPARLPHILLNGTTGIAVGMATDIPPHNINEIADAAVMLIDNPKATLDDLLTVVQGPDYPTEAEIISSKDDIRKLYEQGRGSVRMRAVWKKEDGEIVITALPHQASPSKVIAQIADQMTAKKLPMVEDIRDEADHENPIRIVIVPRSNRVDCDALMAHLFATTDLEKSYRVNMNMIGLDNKPAVKSLVEILTEWLQFRRTTVTRRLQHRLDKVLARLHILDGLMIAYLNIDEVIHIIRNEDEPKHVLMARFNLTDEQAEAILNLRLRHLAKLEEHELQAEKDRLEEERDSLQLTLGSERRLNALIKKEIQQDAKTYASPRLSPLVERAEAKAISESEMTPAEPVTVILSEMGWVRCAKGHDIDVQNISYKAGDKYLAHAYGKSNQAAVFIDSTGRSYALDPLTLPSARSQGEPLTGKLTLPAGASVEQVLIETENQPLLMASDAGYGFICKFEDLVARNKAGKALISLPENAKVLPPLKLTNETALLVALTSAGRMLIFPAKDLPSLAKGKGNKIVTIPAANAKDRSELLVRLLLIEENSTLVFHSGKRKVTLKPEELQKFRAERGRKGTQLPRGLHSNTDIEICYPDNS; from the coding sequence ATGAACACAATCAACTACGAAGGCATTGAACAAACCCCATTACGCGAGTTCACTGAAAAGGCCTATCTCAACTATTCAATGTACGTCATTATGGATCGTGCATTGCCTTTTATTGGCGACGGGTTAAAACCTGTACAGCGTCGCATTATTTATGCAATGTCAGAATTGGGCTTAAATGCCACCGCAAAATACAAAAAATCTGCCCGCACTGTGGGGGACGTATTAGGTAAATTCCACCCGCACGGCGACTCGGCTTGCTATGAAGCAATGGTATTAATGGCACAACCTTTCTCTTATCGTTATCCATTAGTGGACGGTCAAGGGAACTGGGGGGCGCCAGATGACCCGAAATCTTTCGCAGCAATGCGTTATACCGAATCTCGCTTATCAAAAATTGCGGAAGTCTTGTTATCGGAGCTGGGTCAAGGCACGGTTGATTATCAACCCAACTTTGATGGCACATTAGCTGAACCGCAGTATTTACCCGCACGCTTACCGCATATTTTATTAAATGGTACGACCGGGATCGCAGTGGGTATGGCGACGGATATTCCACCGCATAACATTAATGAGATTGCTGATGCGGCTGTGATGTTGATTGATAACCCGAAAGCCACATTAGACGACTTACTGACTGTGGTTCAAGGTCCTGATTATCCAACTGAAGCAGAAATTATTTCGTCTAAAGACGACATTCGTAAGCTGTATGAGCAAGGTCGTGGCTCGGTGCGTATGCGTGCAGTTTGGAAAAAAGAAGACGGCGAAATTGTGATTACTGCCCTACCACATCAAGCATCGCCGTCAAAAGTGATCGCACAAATTGCCGATCAAATGACTGCGAAAAAACTGCCAATGGTAGAAGACATTCGTGATGAAGCCGATCACGAAAACCCAATTCGTATTGTGATTGTGCCGCGTTCTAATCGCGTCGACTGTGATGCGTTAATGGCACATCTATTTGCCACGACAGATTTAGAGAAAAGCTATCGTGTAAATATGAATATGATTGGTTTGGACAATAAACCAGCAGTAAAAAGCTTAGTTGAAATCCTGACCGAATGGTTACAATTCCGTCGTACAACTGTGACTCGCCGTTTACAACATCGCTTGGATAAAGTGTTGGCTCGCTTACATATTTTAGACGGTTTGATGATTGCTTATCTCAATATCGATGAAGTGATCCACATCATTCGTAATGAAGATGAGCCAAAACACGTGTTAATGGCACGCTTTAATTTAACCGATGAACAAGCAGAAGCCATTCTGAACTTGCGCTTACGTCATTTAGCGAAGTTAGAAGAACACGAATTACAAGCAGAAAAAGATCGTTTAGAAGAAGAACGTGATAGTTTACAACTGACGTTAGGTTCTGAACGTCGTTTAAATGCTTTAATCAAAAAAGAAATCCAACAAGATGCCAAAACTTATGCAAGCCCACGTTTATCACCATTAGTGGAACGTGCGGAAGCTAAAGCAATTTCTGAAAGTGAAATGACACCCGCTGAGCCTGTGACTGTGATTTTATCGGAAATGGGTTGGGTACGTTGTGCGAAAGGCCACGACATTGATGTACAAAATATCAGCTACAAAGCCGGCGATAAATACCTTGCTCACGCTTATGGTAAGAGCAACCAAGCTGCGGTGTTTATTGATAGCACTGGTCGCAGTTATGCACTTGATCCATTAACGCTACCTTCAGCACGTTCACAGGGTGAGCCTTTGACAGGTAAACTCACGCTACCAGCAGGCGCAAGCGTTGAACAAGTGTTAATCGAAACTGAAAATCAGCCGCTACTAATGGCATCTGATGCGGGTTATGGCTTTATTTGTAAGTTTGAAGATTTAGTTGCACGCAACAAAGCTGGTAAGGCACTAATTTCCTTACCTGAAAATGCCAAAGTGTTGCCTCCATTAAAACTCACAAATGAGACCGCACTTTTAGTCGCCTTAACTTCTGCTGGTAGAATGTTGATCTTCCCAGCCAAAGATTTGCCCTCACTTGCAAAAGGGAAAGGGAACAAAATTGTCACCATCCCAGCCGCAAATGCCAAAGATCGCTCTGAATTATTAGTACGTTTACTCTTAATCGAAGAAAACTCAACTTTAGTGTTCCATTCAGGCAAACGCAAAGTAACGCTAAAACCAGAAGAATTACAAAAATTCCGAGCGGAACGAGGCAGAAAAGGGACTCAATTACCGAGAGGTTTACACAGTAATACAGACATTGAAATCTGTTATCCAGACAACTCGTAA
- a CDS encoding hypothetical protein (COG0025 NhaP-type Na+/H+ and K+/H+ antiporters), with protein MNIYTYICFLSAISILIGFITRKINDKIQYTIAITATSIIVSVFFLIFGHLSWFNLDILATHVMEQVDFKSFLLNGILGFLLFAGALGIKLPVLKNQKWEITTFALFSTVASTFIIGGVLYAISSVIGLQIDLIYCILFGALISPTDPIAVLAIIKNLKAPKRLSMQVEGESLFNDGVGLVIFTTIFAVAFGEHEPTATGIAELFLQEAVGGILFGFLIGLIAHFLISSTDDGSLEILLTLTIPTAGFMLANMLHVSGALAMVVAGILIGNWTRYVGFSKQSRLYLDHFWEMIDHFLNSLLFLLIGLAMLLVEFTTQGIILLMLAIPICLTGRYISVWIPFQIMQRFRHYNPYTLRILTWGGLRGGLSLAMALSIPKGMLFIEHIGMDVRDLLLVMTYAVVTFSILVQGSTIEKMIKKAKESILHKRGYVGLNPNKHASHKRKP; from the coding sequence ATGAATATCTATACTTACATCTGCTTTTTATCCGCCATTTCAATTCTCATCGGGTTTATCACTCGAAAAATTAACGATAAAATTCAATATACTATTGCTATTACTGCCACCTCTATTATTGTCTCTGTTTTCTTTCTTATTTTTGGCCATCTTTCTTGGTTTAACCTTGATATTCTCGCCACACATGTGATGGAACAAGTAGATTTCAAAAGCTTCTTACTCAATGGCATACTCGGCTTCTTACTCTTTGCAGGTGCATTAGGTATCAAACTCCCCGTTTTGAAAAATCAAAAGTGGGAAATTACTACTTTTGCACTTTTTTCAACTGTTGCATCTACTTTCATCATAGGCGGCGTTCTCTACGCAATTTCGAGTGTCATCGGACTGCAAATTGACTTAATCTACTGCATCTTATTTGGTGCGTTAATTTCCCCAACCGATCCAATTGCTGTACTGGCAATTATCAAAAACCTAAAAGCACCAAAACGTTTATCTATGCAAGTCGAAGGGGAATCATTATTTAATGATGGAGTAGGATTGGTCATCTTCACAACGATTTTTGCCGTGGCATTCGGTGAGCATGAACCAACGGCTACTGGTATCGCAGAATTATTCTTACAAGAAGCCGTGGGAGGGATTCTATTTGGCTTTCTTATCGGTCTCATCGCTCATTTCTTAATTTCTTCAACCGATGATGGTAGTCTTGAAATCCTCTTAACGTTAACGATCCCAACTGCTGGCTTTATGCTCGCGAATATGCTCCATGTGTCAGGTGCCTTAGCCATGGTAGTTGCGGGCATATTAATCGGAAACTGGACACGTTATGTCGGTTTCTCAAAACAAAGCCGCCTATACTTAGATCATTTTTGGGAAATGATCGATCACTTTCTCAACTCTCTGTTATTCTTGCTCATTGGGCTTGCTATGCTATTGGTCGAGTTCACCACTCAGGGCATAATTTTATTAATGTTAGCGATTCCAATTTGCCTTACTGGTCGCTATATCAGTGTATGGATACCTTTTCAAATCATGCAACGGTTTCGTCACTATAACCCTTATACATTACGCATTTTAACATGGGGTGGATTACGTGGTGGGTTATCACTTGCTATGGCGTTGTCTATTCCTAAAGGCATGCTCTTTATTGAACATATTGGGATGGATGTACGCGATTTATTATTGGTGATGACTTATGCGGTTGTGACGTTTTCTATTTTAGTACAAGGTTCAACAATTGAAAAAATGATCAAGAAAGCGAAGGAAAGTATTTTACATAAACGGGGTTATGTTGGCTTAAATCCCAATAAACATGCCTCACATAAGCGTAAGCCATAA
- a CDS encoding DNA topoisomerase IV subunit B (COG0187 Type IIA topoisomerase (DNA gyrase/topo II, topoisomerase IV), B subunit), which yields MTNNYSANEITVLKDLEPVQLRPGMYTDTTRPNHLGQEVIDNSVDEALAGHATKIEVILHKDQSLEVIDNGRGMPVDIHPVEKVSGVEVILTKLHAGGKFSNKNYEFSGGLHGVGISVVNALSERVDVTVKRNGEVHKIAFENGVKVEELEVIGTCGRRNTGTTVRFKPNPKYFDSDKFSVSRLRHLLRAKAVLCSGLEIKFIDKVNNTEDVWLYEDGLSDYLSEAVNGLLTLPEKPFIGDFKGDKEAVSWALLWLPEGGELLGESYVNLIPTIQGGTHVNGLRQGLLDAMREFCEFRNLLPRGVKLTADDIWERCAYVLSVKMQDPQFAGQTKERLSSRQSAVFVSGVVKDAFSLWLNQNVQQAEQLAEMAISSAQRRLRASKKVVRKKLVSGPALPGKLADCSQQDLEKTELFLVEGDSAGGSAKQARDREYQAILPLRGKILNTWEVSSEQVLSSTEIHDIAVALGIDPDGDDLSQLRYGKVCILADADSDGLHIATLLCALFLRHFPKLVQNGHVYVAMPPLYRIDLGKEVFYALDEGEKEAILDRLKNKKGKPNVQRFKGLGEMNPIQLRETTMDPNTRRLVQLTYNKEEDNGAETLELMDMLLAKKRSEDRKNWLQTKGDQVDLAV from the coding sequence ATGACAAATAATTATTCAGCGAATGAAATAACCGTTTTAAAAGATCTTGAACCCGTCCAACTCCGTCCGGGAATGTACACCGACACCACACGCCCAAACCATTTAGGTCAAGAAGTTATCGATAACAGTGTGGATGAAGCGTTAGCCGGACACGCTACGAAAATCGAAGTGATTTTACATAAAGATCAATCTCTTGAAGTTATTGATAACGGTCGTGGTATGCCGGTAGATATTCACCCTGTTGAGAAAGTGTCTGGTGTAGAAGTTATTCTGACCAAATTGCACGCGGGTGGTAAATTTTCCAATAAAAACTATGAATTTTCAGGTGGTTTACACGGTGTGGGGATCTCCGTGGTCAATGCGCTGTCTGAACGTGTCGATGTAACGGTAAAACGCAATGGTGAAGTGCATAAAATTGCCTTTGAAAATGGTGTTAAAGTCGAGGAATTAGAAGTTATCGGCACTTGTGGACGACGTAATACAGGTACAACCGTTCGTTTTAAACCCAATCCAAAATATTTTGATAGCGATAAATTCTCAGTTTCTCGCTTACGCCATTTATTACGCGCCAAAGCGGTGCTTTGCTCTGGCTTAGAAATTAAATTCATTGATAAAGTCAATAACACGGAAGATGTTTGGCTATATGAAGACGGTTTATCTGACTATCTAAGCGAAGCGGTAAACGGTTTACTGACTTTACCTGAAAAGCCTTTTATTGGTGATTTTAAAGGGGATAAAGAAGCCGTTAGCTGGGCATTATTATGGTTGCCAGAAGGTGGCGAATTATTGGGTGAAAGCTATGTCAACTTGATCCCAACTATTCAAGGCGGTACACACGTCAATGGGTTACGCCAAGGCTTACTTGATGCAATGCGTGAATTTTGTGAGTTTCGCAATCTTCTGCCACGAGGTGTCAAATTAACAGCTGATGATATTTGGGAACGTTGCGCTTATGTGCTTTCAGTAAAAATGCAAGATCCACAATTTGCTGGGCAAACCAAAGAACGCTTGTCTTCGCGTCAAAGTGCAGTCTTTGTGAGCGGCGTTGTGAAAGATGCCTTTAGTTTATGGTTAAACCAAAACGTACAACAAGCAGAACAATTGGCTGAAATGGCGATTAGCTCAGCGCAACGCCGTTTGCGTGCATCGAAAAAAGTGGTGCGTAAAAAATTAGTCAGTGGTCCTGCGCTACCGGGTAAGCTTGCCGATTGTAGCCAACAAGATTTAGAAAAAACCGAATTATTCCTTGTGGAAGGTGACTCTGCGGGCGGTTCAGCAAAACAAGCACGCGATCGTGAATATCAAGCAATTTTGCCTTTACGCGGTAAAATTTTAAATACTTGGGAAGTGTCATCTGAACAAGTGCTTTCTTCAACAGAAATTCACGATATCGCAGTAGCTTTAGGGATTGACCCAGACGGCGACGATCTTTCGCAATTACGTTACGGTAAAGTATGTATTCTCGCCGATGCGGACTCTGATGGTTTGCACATCGCAACGCTATTATGCGCATTATTCCTCCGCCATTTCCCAAAACTGGTACAAAACGGCCACGTTTATGTTGCAATGCCACCACTCTACCGCATTGACTTAGGCAAAGAGGTTTTCTACGCCTTAGATGAGGGCGAAAAAGAAGCGATTTTAGACCGTTTGAAAAACAAAAAAGGTAAACCGAACGTACAGCGTTTTAAAGGGTTAGGTGAAATGAATCCAATCCAATTACGAGAAACCACAATGGATCCGAACACCCGCCGTTTAGTCCAACTCACTTATAACAAAGAAGAAGATAACGGCGCTGAAACCTTAGAATTAATGGATATGCTACTCGCTAAAAAACGCTCTGAAGATCGCAAAAACTGGCTACAAACCAAAGGCGATCAAGTGGATTTAGCGGTCTAA